In Sphingobium sp. B2D3C, a genomic segment contains:
- a CDS encoding arginine N-succinyltransferase, whose product MTDGSFNNWFVRPATTADIDAIYTLAGQTGPGFTNLPHDREALFARLERSQRSFEAQLSQPDDELYMFALEEAGTGRIGGTALIFSSVGTKKPFYSYKLTRLSQHSRQLDRIVTTSVLNLVNDFAGASEVGGLFLVPELRRSGLGVLLARSRYLFMAMHRARFGQQVLTELRGWQEPEGVSPFWEGLTRRFFDLEFADADRFHALNGNQFIADLMPKHPIYTTLLPPEAQAAIGKPHASGAAAMKLLAAEGFRYDGYVDLFDAGPTMQAEVDDLRAVKESREAAAFSDAPASQTPPRPMLLAAGDLLDFRAWRAAGQIDAEAERLTLPADAMALGRLSEGATARYLTTD is encoded by the coding sequence ATGACTGACGGCTCTTTCAACAACTGGTTCGTCCGCCCTGCAACGACCGCGGATATCGACGCCATCTACACGCTCGCCGGCCAGACCGGGCCGGGCTTCACCAATCTGCCCCATGATCGCGAGGCCCTGTTCGCACGCCTGGAACGATCCCAGCGCAGCTTTGAGGCGCAGTTGAGCCAGCCCGATGACGAGCTTTACATGTTCGCGCTGGAAGAAGCCGGCACCGGGCGGATCGGCGGGACGGCGCTCATCTTCTCCAGCGTCGGCACCAAGAAGCCCTTTTATTCCTATAAGCTCACCCGCCTCTCGCAGCACTCGCGCCAGCTGGACCGCATCGTCACGACGAGCGTGCTCAATCTGGTCAACGACTTTGCCGGCGCGAGCGAGGTCGGCGGCCTGTTTCTGGTGCCCGAGCTCCGGCGCAGCGGGCTTGGCGTGCTGCTCGCGCGCAGCCGCTATCTATTCATGGCAATGCACCGTGCCCGCTTCGGCCAGCAGGTGCTCACCGAATTGCGGGGGTGGCAGGAGCCCGAAGGCGTCTCGCCATTTTGGGAAGGGCTGACCCGGCGCTTCTTCGACCTGGAGTTCGCCGATGCCGACCGCTTCCACGCCCTCAACGGCAACCAGTTCATCGCCGACCTGATGCCCAAGCACCCGATCTACACCACCCTGCTGCCACCCGAGGCGCAGGCAGCCATCGGCAAGCCGCACGCCAGCGGCGCTGCGGCCATGAAGCTGCTCGCGGCCGAGGGTTTCCGCTATGATGGCTATGTCGACCTGTTCGACGCCGGGCCGACCATGCAGGCCGAGGTCGACGATTTGCGGGCCGTGAAGGAAAGCCGCGAGGCGGCTGCCTTCAGCGATGCGCCTGCATCTCAGACCCCGCCCCGCCCGATGTTGCTGGCCGCCGGAGATTTGCTGGATTTCCGCGCCTGGCGCGCCGCCGGGCAGATCGATGCCGAAGCAGAGCGCCTGACCCTGCCAGCGGATGCGATGGCGCTCGGCCGCCTGAGCGAGGGCGCAACGGCCCGTTATCTGACGACCGACTGA
- a CDS encoding hydrolase, translating into MTGLSPTEIGIVEHLRRRQADMATQVVDWAQVNSGSRNLAGLEQMRQHLAARLTEIADTVATVAPEPAETLDEAGRTVALAHGANLLARKRVACARRMILTGHMDTVFPPDHPFQTCRLIDDDRLKGPGTADMKGGLLVMIEALAALEAANAIPDFGWDVVVNADEEVSSLGSAALLRETARRCQTGMTFEPSVTVDGTLASARRGSGNFTAGLTGRSAHAGRNPLDGRNAVVAAADLAVRLDALKHDIEGLSVNVARLSGGGANNVVPDRALLSWNMRPVDLAGQQAAEQAIARIIAQVSADHAVTITLSGSFARPPKPFDAKHQALFGLVRETGADLGLAIDWQPSGGVCDGNNIAAQNVAVVDTMGVRGGAIHTDEEFMILSSLSERAALAAITMLRIAQGRLGHALGSAPDMAGVAHD; encoded by the coding sequence ATGACAGGACTCTCACCGACCGAAATCGGGATCGTGGAGCATCTTAGGAGACGACAGGCGGACATGGCGACGCAAGTCGTCGACTGGGCGCAGGTCAACTCAGGCAGCCGCAACCTCGCCGGGCTGGAGCAGATGCGCCAGCATCTCGCGGCCCGACTGACGGAGATTGCCGATACCGTCGCAACCGTTGCGCCAGAGCCCGCTGAAACGCTGGATGAGGCAGGCCGCACCGTTGCGCTCGCCCATGGCGCCAATCTGCTCGCCCGCAAGCGTGTCGCCTGCGCCCGCCGCATGATCCTCACCGGGCATATGGATACGGTCTTCCCGCCCGATCACCCGTTCCAGACCTGTCGCCTGATCGATGACGACCGCCTCAAAGGCCCCGGCACCGCCGATATGAAAGGCGGGTTGCTCGTAATGATCGAGGCGCTGGCTGCGCTGGAGGCAGCGAATGCCATTCCCGATTTCGGCTGGGACGTGGTGGTCAATGCCGATGAGGAAGTGTCCTCGCTAGGGTCTGCAGCGCTGCTGCGCGAGACGGCGCGGCGCTGCCAGACCGGCATGACCTTCGAGCCTTCCGTCACGGTGGATGGCACGCTGGCGAGCGCCCGGCGGGGCAGCGGCAATTTCACCGCCGGCTTGACCGGCCGATCCGCCCATGCTGGCCGCAATCCGCTGGATGGCCGCAATGCCGTGGTGGCCGCAGCCGATCTCGCGGTACGACTGGATGCGCTCAAGCACGACATCGAGGGGCTTTCCGTCAATGTCGCGCGCCTGTCCGGCGGCGGCGCCAACAATGTTGTGCCCGATCGGGCGCTGCTGAGCTGGAACATGCGGCCCGTGGACCTCGCCGGCCAGCAGGCCGCCGAGCAGGCCATCGCCCGGATCATTGCGCAGGTCAGTGCGGATCATGCCGTGACGATTACGCTCTCGGGCAGCTTTGCGCGACCGCCCAAGCCCTTCGACGCGAAGCATCAGGCGCTGTTCGGCTTGGTCCGGGAGACCGGCGCGGACCTCGGCCTTGCCATCGACTGGCAGCCAAGCGGAGGCGTTTGCGACGGCAACAACATCGCCGCCCAGAATGTCGCGGTGGTGGACACGATGGGCGTGCGCGGGGGCGCCATCCATACCGATGAGGAGTTCATGATCCTGAGTTCACTGAGCGAACGCGCCGCGCTTGCCGCCATCACCATGCTGCGGATCGCGCAAGGACGGCTCGGCCACGCCCTCGGTTCCGCGCCGGATATGGCAGGGGTCGCCCATGACTGA
- a CDS encoding K+/H+ antiporter subunit F gives MIALALTFAFASIALAVLLNLYRLLRGPTRCDRILALDTMVINAIALIVLFGIYETSTTYFEAALLLAMVGFVGTVAYCKFLLRGDIVE, from the coding sequence ATGATCGCGCTCGCGCTGACCTTCGCTTTCGCCTCCATTGCACTGGCCGTGCTGCTCAACCTCTACCGGCTGCTGCGCGGCCCGACGCGGTGCGACCGGATATTGGCGCTGGATACCATGGTCATCAACGCCATCGCGCTGATCGTGCTGTTCGGCATCTACGAAACCAGCACCACCTATTTCGAGGCGGCGCTGCTCCTCGCGATGGTCGGCTTCGTCGGCACGGTGGCGTATTGCAAGTTCCTCCTGCGCGGCGACATTGTGGAGTAG
- a CDS encoding Na+/H+ antiporter subunit G — protein sequence MAVIAEILIAALIVLGGAFALIGSWGLARLPSLMTRLHGPTKATTLGVGSCLVASMVYFPFRDGTWSAHELLITLFLFITAPVSANLIAKAHLHRQRTNTDVQPMDGVRDALPEPGGDTEWATFGVDRPEGR from the coding sequence ATGGCAGTGATTGCAGAAATCCTGATCGCCGCTCTCATCGTCCTCGGTGGCGCTTTCGCGCTGATCGGCAGCTGGGGCCTTGCCCGCTTGCCCAGCCTGATGACCCGGCTGCACGGCCCGACCAAGGCAACCACCCTCGGTGTCGGAAGCTGCCTCGTGGCATCCATGGTCTACTTTCCGTTCCGGGACGGCACCTGGTCGGCCCACGAACTGCTCATCACTCTGTTCCTGTTCATCACGGCGCCGGTGTCCGCCAACCTCATTGCCAAGGCGCATCTGCACCGGCAGCGCACCAATACCGACGTGCAGCCAATGGACGGTGTGCGGGATGCCTTGCCTGAGCCGGGCGGCGATACCGAATGGGCGACTTTCGGCGTCGATCGGCCTGAGGGGCGCTGA